The Microbacterium phyllosphaerae region GAAGAACTCGCACTCCAGCGGGATGATCACGCCGTGCGCCGCGGTCAGGGCGTTCACGGTCAGCAGCCCCAGCGACGGCTGGCAGTCGATGAGGATGACGTCGTACTCCCCCGCGACCTGGCGGAGCACACGGGCGAGGATCGTCTCGCGGGCGACCTCGTTGACGAGGTGCACCTCGGCAGCAGACAGGTCGATGTTCGCGGGCATCACGTCGAGGCCCTCGACATTGGAGTGCACGATCGCGTCGTGTGCGTCGCGCTTGGTGTCGAGCAGCAGGTCGTAGATCGTCGGGACGTCATGCGTCTGGATTCCGAGACCTGCGGACAGCGCACCCTGGGGGTCGAAGTCGACGGCCAGCACCTTGCGGCCGTATTCGGCCAGCGCCGCCGCGAGGTTGATCGACGTCGTCGTCTTGCCGACGCCGCCCTTCTGGTTGCACAGGGCGATGATGCGAGCGGGGCCGTGCGAGGCGAGCGGTTCCGGGGTCGCGAAGCCGTGATAGGGACGCCCGGTGGGTCCCATGGGTGTGTCGTCGGTCTTCGACGTCTTCGCCCTGGACTTCGCCGCGTTCTCAGCCACCGATTCTCCTGCTCCTTCGTGCTTGGTCGATTCTAGCGATCGCCCGGGGCGATCGACGTCTCGCCCCCGGCGATCCCGGGTTTTCGCCGTGCTGCCCGCGCGTGGCGGGCGTCACCGAGGGCGCTTCACCGGGCGCGCGGATGGGAGGTCGCGTAGATGTCGCGCAGGGTGTCGACCGACACGTGCGTGTAGATCTGGGTCGTCGCCACCGACGCGTGTCCGAGCAGCTCCTGCACGACGCGAACGTCGGCTCCGCCCTGAAGCAGGTGCGTCGCGAACGAGTGGCGCAGCGTGTGCGGCGACACCTCGGCGGTGATCTGCGCATGCTCGGCAGCCGCGCGGATCACGAGCCAGGCGCTCTGTCTCGACAGCGGCGCACCCCTCGCGCCGAGGAACAGCCGAGCGGATGCCCGACCCTTCGCCGCGAGCCCCGGTCGCACCCGGGTGAGATACGCATCCACTGCTGTGCGGGCGAACGATCCGATCGGGACGATGCGCTCCTTCGAGCCCTTGCCCCGAAGCCTCAGCACATCGCCATGGGCGAGGTCGTCGACGTCGAGCCCCACGGCTTCCGACACTCGCGCGCCCGTCGCGTAGAGCAGCTCGAGCAGTGCACGGTCGCGGATGCCGATGGGGTCGTCGGCCGAGGGCGCGGCCAGCAGCCGCTCCACCTGGTCGATGGTCAGCGCCTTCGGCAGCCGCCGGGGCGCTTTGGGCGGTCGCAGACGGCCGCTGGGATCGTCGTCCTCGATGCCTTCGCGCGCGAGGAATCGGTGCCAGCCCCGCACAGACGACTGCAAGCGGGCCAGGCTCGTGGCAGCCGGCTTCGGGTCGGCAGAGGAACGATCCGCGATGAAGCGCCCCACCACCGCCGATGTGATCTCGGCGGTGTCGACGATCCCCTCGTCCGCCAACCACTCCAGGTAGCCGCCGAGGTCGCGGCGGTAGGCCGAGATCGTGTGCTCGCTGAGACCGCGCTCGATCGTGACGTGGCGCAGATACGTGTCCAACGCACGATCGAGCTGCATGCTCAGCCTCGGTCGCGCAGCCTCTGCGCGGCCGCGAGCACGCCGATGCTCAGGATGCCGTTGCGCATCCGTCCGTCGAGGACAGCGCGGACCGCCGCGTCGAGCGGAACCCACTCGACGCGGATGTCGGCCTCTTCGTCTTCGCGCGCGTGCGCAGCGGGCGCGGTCGAGATGCCGGTCGCGAGAAACACATGGATCGCCTCGTCGTTGCCGCCGGGCGTCGTCCACGACGACACCAACGGCTCCCAGTGCGCGGCGACCAGGTCGGCCTCCTCGGCGAGCTCGCGACGGGCAGCCTCGACGGGCTCCTCCCCCGCGACGTCGAGCAGACCGGCCGGAAGCTCCCAGTCGCGGTGACGGATCGGGTGCCGGTACTGCTGGATCAGCAGCACCCGCCCGTCAGCGTCGAGCGCGAGGATCGCGACGGCGCCGGTGTGCGCGACGTACTGACGACGGATCTCTCCGTCGCCATAGCGCACGCGGTCGTCACGGACGTCCCACACAGCCCCTGCGAACGCGATCTCGCTGCTGAGCACCTCGGGTTCGAAGGGCTCGTCGCGAAGGTCGTCGAACTCAGGCATCGGCTTCGACGTCGAACAGCTCGCTCGACCGGTGACGCTCGATCGCGGCGCCCACCAGACCGCGGAACAGCGGGTGCGGATCGGTCGGACGCGAGCGGAGCTCGGGGTGGGCCTGCGTGGCGATGTAGTACGGGTGCACGTCGCGCGGCAGCTCGACGTACTCGACCAGGTCGAGTTCGGGGTTCAGCCCTGAGAAGACGAGCCCGGCCTCGGAGAGACGCGTGCGGTACGCGTTGTTGACCTCGTAACGGTGGCGGTGGCGCTCCGAGGCCTCCGGGGCGCCGTACAGCTCGCGCGCCAGCGATCCTTCGGCGAGTGCGGCCTGGTAGAGGCCGAGGCGCATGGTTCCGCCCAGGTCGCCGCCGTCGAGGATCTCGACCTGCTCGGCCATCGTCGCGATGACGGGCTCGGTGGTCTCGGGGTCGAACTCGCTCGAGGATGCTCCGGCGATGCCGGCGACGTCACGGGCGTACTCGATGACCATGCACTGCAGGCCGAGGCAGAGTCCGAGGGTCGGGATGCCCTGCTCGCGCGCGAACTTCAGCGCACCCAGCTTGCCCTCGATGCCGCGGATGCCGAATCCACCGGGCACGCAGATGCCGTCGAGCGCGGCGAGCTGCTCCTGCGCACCCTCGGGGGTCTCGCAGCGGTCCGAGGGGATCCAGCGGATGTTGACCTTGGTCTCCTGGGCGAAGCCGCCGGCCTTGAGCGCCTCGGTCACCGACAGGTAGGCGTCGGGGAGGTCGATGTACTTCCCGACCAGGCCGATCGTCACCTCGTGCTTGGGGTTGTGCACGGCGTGCAGCACCTTGCTCCACCGCGACCAGTCCACCTCGTCTGCGGCCTTCTGGTCGAGACCGAGGCGGCGGACGATGTACGAGTCGAGTCCCTGGTCGTTGAGCGTCGACGGGATGTCGTAGATGCTCGGCAGGTCGACCGTGTTGATGACGCCCTCGGCATCGACGTCGCACATGAGCGCGATCTTGTTGCGGTTGCTCTCGCTGACCGGACGGTCGCTGCGCAGCACGAGCGCATCGGGCTGGATGCCGACCTGGCGCAGCGCTGCGACCGAGTGCTGGGTCGGCTTGGTCTTCTGCTCACCGGATGCACCCATGAACGGCACGAGCGACACGTGCACGAAGAACACGCTGTCGCGGCCGAGCTCGTGGCGGAGCTGACGGGCAGCCTCCAGGAACGGCTGCGACTCGATGTCACCGACCGTGCCGCCGACCTCGGTGATGATGACATCGGGGCGGGGGTCCTCGGTCGCCTGCAGGCGCATACGCCGCTTGATCTCGTCGGTGATGTGCGGGATGACCTGCACGGTGTCGCCGAGATACTCGCCGCGGCGCTCGCGGGCGATGACCTGCGAGTAGATCTGGCCGGTCGTGACGTTGGCGGCCTGCGACAGGTTGATGTCGAGGAAGCGCTCGTAGTGTCCGATGTCGAGGTCGGTCTCGGCGCCGTCGTCCGTGACGAAGACCTCACCGTGCTGGAACGGGTTCATCGTGCCCGGATCGACGTTCAGGTACGGATCGAGCTTCTGCATCACGACGCGGAGTCCGCGTGCTGTGAGGAGGTTGCCGAGGCTTGCGGCAGTGAGCCCCTTACCCAAAGACGAAACGACACCACCCGTCACAAAGATGTGCTTGGTCGTGTCGTTCTTGGGCCCCGCAGAAGAAGAGTTCATCACGGGCTTCGATCCTATCAGTCAGTGGAGGTGCCGAGGGTGAGAAGTTCCCTCGCGTGGGTGATCGCGGCGTCCGAATCGGTGAGTCCGGAGAGCAGTCGGGCCATCTCGGCCTCACGCTCCTCCCCCTCGAGACGGCGCACGCTGGACGCCGTGACGGCTCCGTCATTGGATTTGACGACCGACAGGTGGTTCGTGGCGAACGCCGCGACCTGCGCGAGATGCGTGACGGCGATGACCTGCGACTTCTCGGCGAGTCGGGCGAGTCGTCGCCCGACCTCGATCGCTGCGGCCCCGCCGATGCCGGCATCGACCTCGTCGAAGACGAACGTCGGAACGGGGTCGGTGCCGGCGATGACGACCTCGATCGCGAGCATCACGCGCGAGAGCTCTCCCCCGGACGCACCCTTGCCGACCGAGCGGGGCTCGGCGCCCGGATGCGGCGCGAGCAGGATCGCGACATCGTCGCGGCCGTGCGCGCTCTCCGCACCGGGGGTGACGGCGACCTCGAGCCGGGCATCGGGCATCGCGAGCGCATGGAGCTCGTCGCTCACAGCGACGCCGAGCTTCGCGGCGGCCGCCGTGCGCTCTGCCGTCAATGACTGCGCATGCGCGTCGAGCTCGGCACGTGCGGCATCGCGCTCGGCTTCGAGGCGATCGAGTCGCTCGCCGTCGTCGTCGAGTTCGGCGAGACGAGTCGACCCCGTCTGCCAGAGTTCCAGCGCCTCGTCGAGCGAACCGTGCGCGCGGATCAGCGTGCCGAGAGCCGCACGGCGCTCTTCGACGGCGGCGAGCTCGTGCGGACCGGTCTCGTCGAGATCGGCCAGGTAGGCCGACAGCTGGCCCGCGATGTCGGCGATGCGGTAGCCGATGTCGGCGAGGCCGGCGGAGATCTCGGTGAGAGACGTGTCGGAGACACGCTCGAGCGCTCGACGCGCTTCCGCGATCAGGGCGGATGCGTCGGGCTCGCCCTCTTCGTTCGAGAGCGCGCCGTGGGCCAGCGAGGCGGCGAGACGGAGTTCCTCGGCGTTCGCCAGTCGCTCGGCCCGGGCGGACAGCTCGACGTCCTCGCCCGGCTCAGGGGCTGCCGCTTCGATGAGCGCGAGCGCTTCGCGCAGACGCGTCGCCTCCTCGGCCCGACGATCTCGGTTCTCGGTGATGTCGATGATCTCGGCATCGAGTTCACGCCAGCGCGCGAAAGACGAAGCGTAGGCCTCGAGCGCGTGGGCGATCGGCGCTCCACCGAAGCGATCGAGCGCGTCTCGCTGCGCGGCCGACGAGCGCAGTCGCAGCTGTTCGGACTGTCCGTGGACGACCACGAGCTCTTCCGCCAGTGCCGAGAGCACTCCGGCAGGGGCGGCCCGGCCCCCGACGCTCGCTCTGCTGCGCCCTTCGGCACTCAGTGTGCGAGACACGTACAGCTCGGCTGCGCCGCCCCCGGCGGGCTCCAGCTCTCCCCCTGCGTCCGCGACGATGTCGGCGACCCCGCCCGATTCGGGAACGATCCAGACACCCGCGACCGACGCCTGAGCGGATCCTGCTCGCACTGCGCCGGAATCCGCGCGCTGACCGAGCAGCAGACCGAGACCGGTCACCACCATCGTCTTCCCCGCGCCCGTCTCACCGGTGATCGCGGTGAACCCGGCACCGAGGGGCAGCACGGCGTCGGCGATCACGCCGAGCCCCTGCATCCGCATCTCCTCGATCACGAGGCCGTTCCCTGTCCGCGCCAACCCGCGACGGGAAGCCGGAATTTGCGCACGAGTCGGTCCGTGAACTCCGTCGGGTGCAGGCGCGCGAGGCGCACCGGACGCGACGATCGACGCACGACCACACGCGCCCCCGGCGGCAGGTCATGCGAGCGACGCCCGTCGCACCAGAGGATGCCGGAGCCGGAGGTGCCTTCGAGCATCTCGATCGCCACGGCCGCATCAGGGCTCACGACGAGCGGCTTCGCGAAGAGCGCGTGGGCCGAGAGCGGCACGACCGCGATGGCCTCGACGCTCGGCCAGATGACCGGTCCGCCTGCCGAGAAGTTGTAGGCCGTGGAGCCTGTCGGGGTCGACACGACCATGCCGTCGCATCCGAAGCTCGACAGAGGGCGTCCGTCGATCTCGAGCACGACTTCGATCATGCGCTCACGACTGGCCTTCTCGACCGTCGCCTCGTTCAGCGCGAAGGTCTCGTAGACGACGGCGCCGTCGATGTCCTTGACGCGCACCGACAGGGCCAGACGCTCCTCGACCTCGTACTCGCGGTCGATCACTCGGCGGACCGCGGCGTCCATGTCGTCCCGATCGATCTCGGCGAGGAAACCGACATGGCCCATGTTGATCCCGAGCACCGGTGCCGCGCACCCGCGCACGAGTTCGGCTGCGCGGAGGATGGTGCCGTCGCCCCCGAGAACGATGGCGAGCTCGAGCTCATCCTGCGAGACGGTGTCGCCGAGCACGTCGACATCGGCGAAGCCCGGGTCGACCGCGCACAGGTCGGTGCTGTCGTCGGCGGCGAGCACGGGACGCGCCCCCGCACCGCGCAGCGCTTCGACGACCCGCCGGGCGGCGTCGACCGTGTCGTCACGGCCCGCGTGGGCGACGACCAGGATGTTGCGCTCGTTCATCGTCTCCCTGCCAATAGGTTGATGCGGTCTGACCATTCTGACGGATCGCTGCCCCGCCCCGGTGCGAGGTGCAGGAGATACTCCGTGTTGCCGTGGGTGCCGAGGATCGGGGAGGGAAGGATGCCGAGCATTCCGAGCCCTGCATCCCACGCGCTCCAGGCGGTGCGCGCCACGGCATCCGCGCGGGTCGCTGGGTCGGTGACCAGGCCGCCCTTGACGGCGGTGCGTCCCACCTCGAACTGCGGCTTCACCAGCAGGACGATGTCGGCCGCCGGAGCGGCGACGCCGGCGACAGCCGGGAGCACGAGTTCGAGCGAGATGAACGAGAGGTCGCCGACGATGAGGTCGGGAGATTCTGCTTCGCCGGTCACGTCCTGCAGGTTCTCGGGCGTCATGTGACGGACGTTGTATCCCTCGACCAGCACGACGGCCGGATCGGCGGCGACGGAGGATGCCATCTGATCGTGGCCCACATCGACCGCGAGCACTCGTCGGGCCCCGCGCTCGCGGAGAACCTGCGTGAAGCCGCCTGTCGAGGCTCCCATGTCGAGCGCGAGACGACCGTCGACAGCGATGCCGAAGTCGTCCAGGGCGGCGATGAGCTTGTGCGCCGCGCGGCCGACATAGTGATCGGTGGCGGCGACGGTGATCTCCGCGGAGTCAGCGACAGTCGTCGATGCCTTCACGACAGGGCGGCCGTCGATGCTCACGACACCTTCGGCGATCAGAGTGGCTGCGTGGGTGCGCGAACGGGCGAGGCCTCGCGCGGCGAGGGCGGCGTCGAGTCGGGTCATCGGGTGCCCGGCGCGTCGCGCTGGTCGAGCTTCGCGCCGCTGTCGAGGCGGCGGGAGAGCTCGTCGTGCAGTCCGGAGTATGCGCCGGCACGGGCAGCGAGAGGCTGTCCCTCGATCAGGCGCAGGCGACTCCACAGACCGTCGGTCGGTGCGTTCGTCGTCTCTTCGCTCACGCCTCTACTGTACGCGGCGGGGCCGACACGTCGTCGGAGCCACGGCGACGGGGAGCGACCCGATCAGGGCCGGTGGAACGGGTCGTCGTAGAGTCGCTCGGGAACACGCAGCACGAAGACCGGGGTACCGGATGCCCAGATCGCGGCCGCACCGGCGCGCAGCAGATCGATCTGCGAATCGCCCTCGGAGACGATCTCGACGTCGGCACCGACGACTCGGACAGCGGCACCGTTGACCGAATGGATGCCGTCCTTCGACGTCACCTCGGGATACGGCTCGTGCAGCTCGCGAAGGTCGCTGAGGATGTACGTCGGGCGGGATCCTTCAGGAGCCGCGAGCACGTGCTTGGGGCGATCGATTCCGGTGAGCACCAGCGCCGAGTCGATGCCCGCACGGACCGCACCGAGGATGTCGGTGTCGAGACGGTCGCCGATGAACAGCGGCTTCTTCGCGCCGAAGCGCTCGGTCGCCTCCTCGAAGATCGGAGTCTCCGGCTTGCCCGCGACCGTCGCGAGACGCCCGATGGCCGTGTGCACGGCCGACACGAGCGTGCCGTTGCCCGGGGCGACACCGCGCTCACGCGGGATCGTCCAGTCGGTGTTGGTGGCGATCCAAGGGATGCCGCCTTCCTCCTCGGGAACCTTCAGGGCGAAGGCCGCCTCGGCGAGATCCGTCCAGGCGACCTCGGGGGCGAAGCCCTGCACGACGGCATCCGGAGCATCCTCCGCGCTCCGGGTCACCGTGTAGCCCGCTTTCTCGGCCTCGTCCACGAGCCCCGCTCCCCCGACGATCAGCAGCGTCGCCGGAGGCGGGACGATCCCCGCGAGCAGGCGCATGGCGGCCTGCGGGCTGGTGATGACGTCAGCCGGAGCGACGTCGAGTCCGAGGCTGCTCAAGTGCTCAGCGACCGAGGCGTCGGTGCGTGACGCATTGTTCGTGATGTACCCGAGACGAGCGGTCGCAGCGGCAGCGTTCAGGCTCTCCACCGCGTACGGCAGCGCACCCGGTCCGGCGTACACGACACCGTCCAGATCCGCCAGCACAGCATCCACCCCGTCGAGGGGCGTACGCAGCGCCGGCTTCTTGGAGAACAGCCCCACTACGCCTCCTCAGAGGAGTCGGATGCTGCGCGCTTGTCGTCCTGCTCGACGCCGTTCTGCTCGTCTGCGCCGTCATCCTCGGTCTCGCCGAGAAGCTCGCGCACCTCGTCGTCGATCGACGGCTCGGGCTCGGGCTCGGGCTCGGGCTCGACGTCAGCGTCAGCGTCAGCGTCAGCGTCAGCATCAGCATCAGCATCAGCATCAGCATCAGCATCAGCATCAGCATCAGCATCAGCATCAGCATCAGCATCAGCATCAGCATCAGCATCAGCATCAGCATCAGCATCAGCATCAGCATCAGCAT contains the following coding sequences:
- a CDS encoding ParA family protein; this translates as MGPTGRPYHGFATPEPLASHGPARIIALCNQKGGVGKTTTSINLAAALAEYGRKVLAVDFDPQGALSAGLGIQTHDVPTIYDLLLDTKRDAHDAIVHSNVEGLDVMPANIDLSAAEVHLVNEVARETILARVLRQVAGEYDVILIDCQPSLGLLTVNALTAAHGVIIPLECEFFALRGVALLIETIDKVRDRLNPSITMDGLLATMYDPRTLHSREVLERVVEAFGDDVLETVIGRTVKFPDASVSGVPITEFAPEHAAAQAYLRLARELVARGAVA
- the xerD gene encoding site-specific tyrosine recombinase XerD → MQLDRALDTYLRHVTIERGLSEHTISAYRRDLGGYLEWLADEGIVDTAEITSAVVGRFIADRSSADPKPAATSLARLQSSVRGWHRFLAREGIEDDDPSGRLRPPKAPRRLPKALTIDQVERLLAAPSADDPIGIRDRALLELLYATGARVSEAVGLDVDDLAHGDVLRLRGKGSKERIVPIGSFARTAVDAYLTRVRPGLAAKGRASARLFLGARGAPLSRQSAWLVIRAAAEHAQITAEVSPHTLRHSFATHLLQGGADVRVVQELLGHASVATTQIYTHVSVDTLRDIYATSHPRAR
- a CDS encoding NUDIX domain-containing protein — translated: MPEFDDLRDEPFEPEVLSSEIAFAGAVWDVRDDRVRYGDGEIRRQYVAHTGAVAILALDADGRVLLIQQYRHPIRHRDWELPAGLLDVAGEEPVEAARRELAEEADLVAAHWEPLVSSWTTPGGNDEAIHVFLATGISTAPAAHAREDEEADIRVEWVPLDAAVRAVLDGRMRNGILSIGVLAAAQRLRDRG
- a CDS encoding CTP synthase, giving the protein MNSSSAGPKNDTTKHIFVTGGVVSSLGKGLTAASLGNLLTARGLRVVMQKLDPYLNVDPGTMNPFQHGEVFVTDDGAETDLDIGHYERFLDINLSQAANVTTGQIYSQVIARERRGEYLGDTVQVIPHITDEIKRRMRLQATEDPRPDVIITEVGGTVGDIESQPFLEAARQLRHELGRDSVFFVHVSLVPFMGASGEQKTKPTQHSVAALRQVGIQPDALVLRSDRPVSESNRNKIALMCDVDAEGVINTVDLPSIYDIPSTLNDQGLDSYIVRRLGLDQKAADEVDWSRWSKVLHAVHNPKHEVTIGLVGKYIDLPDAYLSVTEALKAGGFAQETKVNIRWIPSDRCETPEGAQEQLAALDGICVPGGFGIRGIEGKLGALKFAREQGIPTLGLCLGLQCMVIEYARDVAGIAGASSSEFDPETTEPVIATMAEQVEILDGGDLGGTMRLGLYQAALAEGSLARELYGAPEASERHRHRYEVNNAYRTRLSEAGLVFSGLNPELDLVEYVELPRDVHPYYIATQAHPELRSRPTDPHPLFRGLVGAAIERHRSSELFDVEADA
- the recN gene encoding DNA repair protein RecN yields the protein MIEEMRMQGLGVIADAVLPLGAGFTAITGETGAGKTMVVTGLGLLLGQRADSGAVRAGSAQASVAGVWIVPESGGVADIVADAGGELEPAGGGAAELYVSRTLSAEGRSRASVGGRAAPAGVLSALAEELVVVHGQSEQLRLRSSAAQRDALDRFGGAPIAHALEAYASSFARWRELDAEIIDITENRDRRAEEATRLREALALIEAAAPEPGEDVELSARAERLANAEELRLAASLAHGALSNEEGEPDASALIAEARRALERVSDTSLTEISAGLADIGYRIADIAGQLSAYLADLDETGPHELAAVEERRAALGTLIRAHGSLDEALELWQTGSTRLAELDDDGERLDRLEAERDAARAELDAHAQSLTAERTAAAAKLGVAVSDELHALAMPDARLEVAVTPGAESAHGRDDVAILLAPHPGAEPRSVGKGASGGELSRVMLAIEVVIAGTDPVPTFVFDEVDAGIGGAAAIEVGRRLARLAEKSQVIAVTHLAQVAAFATNHLSVVKSNDGAVTASSVRRLEGEEREAEMARLLSGLTDSDAAITHARELLTLGTSTD
- a CDS encoding NAD kinase — protein: MNERNILVVAHAGRDDTVDAARRVVEALRGAGARPVLAADDSTDLCAVDPGFADVDVLGDTVSQDELELAIVLGGDGTILRAAELVRGCAAPVLGINMGHVGFLAEIDRDDMDAAVRRVIDREYEVEERLALSVRVKDIDGAVVYETFALNEATVEKASRERMIEVVLEIDGRPLSSFGCDGMVVSTPTGSTAYNFSAGGPVIWPSVEAIAVVPLSAHALFAKPLVVSPDAAVAIEMLEGTSGSGILWCDGRRSHDLPPGARVVVRRSSRPVRLARLHPTEFTDRLVRKFRLPVAGWRGQGTAS
- a CDS encoding TlyA family RNA methyltransferase, translating into MTRLDAALAARGLARSRTHAATLIAEGVVSIDGRPVVKASTTVADSAEITVAATDHYVGRAAHKLIAALDDFGIAVDGRLALDMGASTGGFTQVLRERGARRVLAVDVGHDQMASSVAADPAVVLVEGYNVRHMTPENLQDVTGEAESPDLIVGDLSFISLELVLPAVAGVAAPAADIVLLVKPQFEVGRTAVKGGLVTDPATRADAVARTAWSAWDAGLGMLGILPSPILGTHGNTEYLLHLAPGRGSDPSEWSDRINLLAGRR
- a CDS encoding HAD-IIA family hydrolase, which gives rise to MGLFSKKPALRTPLDGVDAVLADLDGVVYAGPGALPYAVESLNAAAATARLGYITNNASRTDASVAEHLSSLGLDVAPADVITSPQAAMRLLAGIVPPPATLLIVGGAGLVDEAEKAGYTVTRSAEDAPDAVVQGFAPEVAWTDLAEAAFALKVPEEEGGIPWIATNTDWTIPRERGVAPGNGTLVSAVHTAIGRLATVAGKPETPIFEEATERFGAKKPLFIGDRLDTDILGAVRAGIDSALVLTGIDRPKHVLAAPEGSRPTYILSDLRELHEPYPEVTSKDGIHSVNGAAVRVVGADVEIVSEGDSQIDLLRAGAAAIWASGTPVFVLRVPERLYDDPFHRP